The bacterium DNA segment GGGTGTTGAAGGACGAGGCGCGGCGCTTGATGCCGTGGACTTCGTAGCCCTTGGAGAGCAGCAGCTCGGCCAGGTACGAGCCGTCCTGGCCCGTGACCCCCGTGATGAGGGCTTTCTTCTTCATTGAGAATGGACTCCCTTTCGTGAAAGCGTTGCGAGGTGCGGATTATTATACCGCCCACCCCTCGAAATAGCGACGCCGCCGCGATGCTTGTGCATCACGGCGGCGTCGCGCACTAGGCGAGCCTTTAGACGCGCTTGAGGCGCTGCATCTCCTTGGGGGTGACGCAGGTGCCGGTGGCGCGGCAGATCAGCTCGGGCTCGGCGAGGACCTCGGCGGCCGACACGGCGTACTCGGGCCCCTTGAGGGGACGGATCACCTTGTGGACCTCGAACTCCATGGTGCGGCTGGTGTTGCCGATCTTGGTGATGCGGCCGCGCGCCTCCACGTAGTCGCCGGCGTAGACCGGCTTGAGGAACTCGACGTTGCTGTAGGCGACGAAGAGACCCTCGTCCCCGTCGCAGCGGATGAGCAGCTCGGTGGCGACGTCGCCGAACAGCTCCATCATCTTGGCACCGGCGACCAGACCGCCAGCGTAGTGGGCATCATGCTCGCCGAGGCGAAGACGGATCAGACTCTCGAACTCGGCCATCTTACTGCGCCTTCATGGGGACGTGCGCCACGAAGTCCTTGACGAAGCGCTCGGCGTACTGGTTGAGCAGCTCTTCGACGCGCTTGGGGTCCTTGGACTTCACGACGAGGCCGGCGTGATGCTTGCGGGCCTGGCGGTAGCAGATCTCGGGATCGGTGTAGCCCGACAGGTCCGGGGTCTCCTGGCGCGCCAGGGTGATGATGGTGCCCGCGTACTCGTCGCGGATCTTGGGGAGCTTGTAGGGCTTCTTGTCCTGGTCGACCTCGATCTGGACCCACTCGTGCCACAGGCACAGGTCGGTCGCATGCCAGACCACGTCGGGGATGCGAGCCGCACCGACGCGGGCGCCGGCCTCGAGGAAGTAGAACTTGCCGTCTTCCTTGCTCTTGATGTACTCGATGTGGGTCACGCCGCGGACCAGGCCGAGGCTCTGGATGACTTCCTGGTTGAGCTTCTGGAGGGCCTTCTCGTCGGCGCTGCCGCGCTCGATGGTGCGGGTGGTGAACATGCCGCCGGTGGTGTTCAGGTCGAGCATGGGGGTGCCGTACTTGGAGACCGAGGCGAACATCACCTTGCGCTCCGAGACCACCGCGTCGACGTGGAAGACGTCGCCGGGGGTGTACTTCTCGAGCAGGTACTCGGACTGCTTGTCGCCGAGCTTGTCGAGCAGGGGCCACAGCTCGTCGCGGTGGTTGACCTTCTTGATGCCGTAGGACGCGGCCTCCTGGCGGGGCTTGAGCACCCAGGGGGCGGGCACGCGGTCCATGTAGGCGTTGATCGCGTCGTAGTTGAGGATGTGGACGAACTCGGGCACGGCAATGCCGTCTTCCTGAGTCTTCATGCGCATGGCGAGCTTGTCGCGGAAGTAGCGCATGGTCGTCTCGCCCATGCCGGGCAGGCGCAGGTGCTCACGGAGCATGGCGGCCACTTCGACGTCGAAATCGCCCATGGGGACGACGCGGTCGATCTTCTGGTGACGGGCCAAGTAGCTCACGACGTTCCGCACCACCTTCTCGTCGAAGACGTCGGGCACGGCGAAGACTTCGTCCACCTTGTCCCGCGGCCAGGCCTCGTCGAGGCGCTTCGCGTTCGTCATGACGATGACGCGGTGGCCCATCTCTTTGGCCTTCAGCATGAAGGGCCGGCCGACCAAAGCGACGGCGATGCAAAGAATCGTCAGGGGCTGATTTTCCGACACGATTGCTCCTTACTCCGGGGGGTTCCGGGTCAACGGGGACAAGGTCTTCATCGCCCTTCCCCGCGCGTTCCTTGCCATAAAGCATAGCAGCTTGAGCGCGAGTTGGCGCAAGCAGACGATCGCTTTGTTAAGTTTTTTATCGGTTGCTGGATTGCAGGTTCTTGAGGAGCCGGAGGATCTCCAGATAGAGCCACACCAGCGTGACCATCAGGCCGAAGGCGCCGTACCACTCCATGTACTTGGGCGCGCGCTTGGCGGCCCCCTGCTCGATGAAGTCGAAGTCCAGCACCAGGTTGAGCGCGGCGACCACGACGATCACGAAGCTGATCCCGATGCCGATGGGGGTGGCGGAGTGGAGGTGGGGGATCGCGATGCCGAAGAAGCTGAGGATGAAGCTCGCCATGTAGACCAGGAAGATACCGCCAGTAGCGGCCACGACGCCGAGCTTGAAGTTCTCGGTGGCGCGGATCAGGCCCGAGCGGTAGGCCAGCAGCAGGCTGAAGAGGGTTGCGAAGGTGAGGCCGACCGCCTGCATGGGCACCCCGGGATAGACCTGCTCGGTGAAGGCCGAGATGCCGCCGAGGGCGAGCCCTTCGAGGCCAGCGTAGATCGGCGCGGTGAGCGGTGACCACTCTTTCTTGAAGACGGTGGTCAAGGCCACGATGAGGCCGCCGAAGACCCCCACCATCACGAGGATCGGCACCAGGGCGGGCTGGGTGCTCGCGAGCTGCCAGGTGATGCTCGCGCCGGCGACCAGGATGAGCAGCGATAGCAGGGTCTTGTTGACCGTGCCCTGGATGGTCATGGGCTCCTGGCCCGACCAGGGATGCGAGTCGAAGGTCTTGTCGGTGAGGGTGGGATTGCCGGATCGCATGGGGGATTCCTCCTGCTGAATGGGCGGCGTTCGGGATGCCTTGCCCAAGATTCTACCCTGCCGGGTCCGAAAGAGGGGACGCAAGGATCGGATGCTCGCCTCGGATGGAAGGGTATAAGGCGAAAAGCAAGCATTCACCTCGGAGTCCCGCCATGTCCAAGATCGAGAATGTCTTCGGGTCGCTGAGAACCCTCCTGCCGCAAAGGTTCTGGCCCCAGGTCGACAAACCCGCTGATCCGGCCGCGCCCAAGCCGAGTGCCGGGGATGTGCTCGTGCTCACGCCTGCCAAGCCTGCCGCGCCGAAGGCCCCGCCCAAGACCGACGGCCTGAGCGCCGAGGAGATCGGCCTGCTTCAAGAGGGGCTCTTGCCCCGGAACTACTCGGATCTGAAGGCCTGCCTCGAAGCGAACGGCCGCGAGGCGGCGATCGCCCTGGCGAGAAAAGGCCTCGAGGGACCTTTCTCCCCCAAGTACGGGGATCCGGTCGCTATGCTGGAGACGGCGCAGCGCCTCAAGAACGACCCCGAGCTGATGCGCATGGTCAAGGATGTTCGCAAGGGCGACATCCTCCTCCAGACCTGGAACAACAACGACCTGGTCTCCGAGATGACCGGGGGGCCCTTCATCCATGCGGTGCTGTGCGTCTCCGACGAGGCGCCGCCCGAGTTCATCGAGGCCATGGGGATCACGGGCGATCCCGACGCGCCCGGCTCGAACGTGGTGCGTCGCAGCCCGCTGGCCGAAAATTCGTACGCGGCGGTCAGCACCCGCATCATCCGGCCGACCGAGGGCATGCCCGAGGCCGAGGCCGCAAAGGCCATCGACCGGGCGGTTCGCTACGCGGAGCGACAGCTCGGCAAGCCCTACGACTACTCGTTCACCAACCACAACGGGAAGGGGAAGCTCACCGACGCCTTCTACTGCAGCGAGCTGACGTACCTGGCCTACACGAGCCTGAGGGGCGCGAACATCGACTTTCCCATCTCCAAGTCCAGCGATCGCGACCAGCTGATGGTCGCCCTGGAGGCGGTCATCGACGGGCTGAAGCCCAAGGACAAGCCCGCCCTCATGGATCGCGCCATGAAGTTCGTCAACCAGAGCCCCAAGCCCGACACCAAGGCCATGGTGCGCTTTCTGGTGGACGAGGTGCTGGCGAAGTGCTATGCGACCGAGGGGATCAGCAAGACCCCCGGCGAGCGCGAGCGCCTCAAGGCGACCATCGGCAAGCTCATGGAAGGCGAGGGCTTCACGCGCTTCGAAGGGGCGAGTGAAGCTTACCGCAAGTCTGAGGCGGCCGGCGAGTTCGGGGGCGTGATGGGCTTCTTCGCGCGCCAGCAGGCGCTGGGGGCCATCGGGACGGGCTTCGTCATGGACGCTGCCGAACTGGTGAGCAACAGCGGGGTCAACTTCCTGGAAGCGGCCAAGACGACCAAGGATCTCCTGGTGGCCATCCTGCCCCATTCCGAGACCTTCGCCGCCTATCTCTACGGCCCCAAGGACGCGCGGACGGCCGCCGTCGGCAATATGCTCGATCGCATCGACTGGGTCAAGCAAGAGCTGGGGGACGTGCCGCTCATCGGCGACTGGGTCGATGATCTGCCCGCGCGCTCGCGCCCGGCTATCAAGTCGGACTTCGTGAGCCCGACCGATCTGGCTTATGCGCCCTTCACCCACTACGACTACAACGTTAAACCGGGCCACCCCCTCGATCCGCCCGTCGATCAGGCGTCCTGATCGTGCCTCGGCGCCCCAACAGGGGAGCTGAACTTGCTATAATGGCGTGGTTACCGCCTTTCCCAGCCAGGAGTTTCCGTTCTCATGAGCCTCCCGACCAAGTTCTTCGTCTTCGACTTCGAGACCACCGGCACCGATCCTTCCAAGCACGCGCCGATCGAGATCGCCGCCATCGTGCTGGACATGGCGACCCTCAAAGAGGTCGATCGCTTCGAGACCCTGATCAAGCCCTTCGAGGGGGCCGAGATCGATCGCGAGGCCATGGCGGTCAACGGCATCTCCATGGAAGAGCTCAAGACGGCTCCGGATCCCGAGACGGCCTTCCGCAACCTCAAGGCCTTCGCCGAGCGCCACGGCATGATGTACGCGGTCGCCCACAACATCGACTTCGACTGGGACTTCCTGAAGGCCGCCGAGATCCGCCACAAGGTCTGGGCCGTGCCCCTCGAAAAGCTCAAAATCGACACCCAGGCCCTGGCCGTGTGGGTGCTCGGCCGTAACGGCCAGCTCAAGGGCCACGGCCTCAAGAGCCTCCTCAACGCCTTCAACATCAGCAGCGAAGGCCACCACCGCGCCATGTTCGACGTGGAGCAGCTGTGCGCGGCGATCCGCAAGCTGGCGGACTTCAAGCCCGCCATGCAGATGGGCCTCTTCGGCTAGATCGATGCGAAAAGCGCGGCGTCTTCTGCTGCTGGGCCTTGCGGCGCTCGCTTTGAGCGCCTGCATGCCCAAGCAGAACTTCGAGGCCACCACCACCGCAGAGGGGCACCTCAAGGCCAGCGACGCCGCTTCGCATTCCAAGGCGATTATCAAGCGCGAGGGAACCTGGGTGACGGTCCAGGATGCCTATCGCTTCGACCTGACGCGCCTGGTGGACGTGGATGCGGGCTACCAGCCCCGCGAAATCACCGACGAGGCTGCGCTCACCCGTGACGAGGTCGTCGTCTCGACCGCGATCCACGGGGCGTTCGGTCTCGGCACCTTCAACGCCGTCATGGACCGGGTCCACTCGCCCTGGGCACAAGCGATCTACGATCGCACCCGCGTCGGGCGCCCCTTCCTCGTGCGATCGCTCTCGCCCCGCCGGGACGATTACTACGTGGTGCCGGTCATTTTCCGCGGGCGCTGGGCGGTGGCGAGCCACGTGGGCCTCTCGCCGCGCGGCACCTACTACAGCAACGGCTACACCGTCCCCGACATGCCGACCGAAGGCGCCGAGGCCAAGACGGTCTACGGCAGGCAGAGCCTGGATCGCCTGATCGCAACGCACCTCGAGCCACCCGTCTCGCCGCCCGAACGGGTCTACGTGGAGACGACCCCGCCCCAGCAGGATGCCGTGCTCGGCTACCTCTGGCGCGTCGAGACCCCGCGCCGCGAAGTGCTCATCGACGTGAAGGGCCAGATGGCGACCCTCTCCCCCGAGCAGCGCGCCCGTCTTCGGGAAGGAAAACGCCTGGAGTCGCCTGTCGCTTTTTAATTCGGCTCCAAAACGGCGTTCATCTTCACGCAACATTCACATGATAGGCTTCCCCCTGGCCGAAATGGCCGTGATTGGGAGGTTTGTCATGTTCATCACCCTCAACGACGTCGTCTACGAAGTCTCCCCGAGTCCCGGCGGGCTGGTCTTTCGCCGTCTCAACAGCGAACGCGAGGTCTTCACCCCGTGGGCGCGCGTGCTGGACAACTCCTTTCCGGTCGAGCCGGGCGAGCATACCGAGCAGATCCTCGAAGGCAAGCTGAGCGTTCGGGCCTACCTGGCGGGCGAGGATACCACCGAGCGCAAAAAGATTTCCTGAAATTTGGAAATACGGGGTTACCCGTCAAGATTTAGGTTCGGAGAGGGCATATAGAACCTAGCAACCGTCTTGATTGAGGGGGCCCGTTTCATGAGCAACAAGATCTCCGACTCGAACGCCGCCGCCAATGCGGCCGCTGCAGCTGCAAAGCTGCGCGCCTCTTCTTCGGGCGGCGGAGGCGGAAAGGGTGTCGGGGTTGCTGTGAGCGCGCCGGCTGCGGCCACCGATCGCCTCAACCAGACGGTGAAGCGCCAGCAGATCGAGGTGCCCCTGCTCTATCAGTACACGGGCAAGGACCAGAACGCCTGCGGCACCACCAGCCTCACCATGATCCTCCAGCACTACGGCAAGAAGATCACCCGCGAAGAGGTCGATGCCAAGATCCGTCAGATCGACGGCCCCACCAGCCCGGCTTCGATCGTGAGCTTCGCGAAGGAGCAGGGCCTCAACGCGGCGCTCTACAATCGCGGCTCGGTCGACGAGCTCAAGAAATTCCTCGACCGGGGGATTCCCCTCGAGGTCATGATCGACCCGGACGCGAACCCCAACGACACGGTCCTGCACTACGTGGTGGTCACCGGGTATGAGGCGGATCCCAAGACGGGGAAGACCAACCTCCTGATAAACGATCCGGCGCGCCTGGAGCCCGTTCGGATGAGCGAGACCGAGTTCCTCGAGAAGTGGTCGAGCCTCAAGATCAAGAATTTCGACAGCGGCCTCGACAAGTTCTTCATCGCGATCGCCCCCAAGGACGCGGAGCTCCCCGGTTCGCGCATGGCAGGCGGCCACACGGCCTCGATCGCCTTCCGTGGGATCGCGGTCGGCGAGCGCGTTGGGCGCTGGGGCATCGATACGGGTAACGCCATCTCGAAGGCCGCCACGAACGCCTGGAACACCGTCAAAGGCTGGTTCGGCGGCTAATCCCCTCTGCTCCCAAGACATCGAGGCTTCGCCGAGCATTTGCTGGTGGAGTCGTACGAAGCCGTCTTCCCCTTCGCCGGGTACCCTCGACTCGGAGCGGTTGCGAAGGAGGGGGGATATGGCGCTGGAAGCTAAGACGCAAGCGTTTGTAGAAGCCTTGGCAGCCAAGGGCGGGCCACCCCTCTATACCCTGACGCCCCAAGCGGCGCGGAAGGTCCTCTTGGATCTTCAATCCCAGGGCGGCGCGAAGCCGGAAGCCGCGATCGAGGACCGGATTCTTCAAACGACGGCAGGGGACGTCTCGGTCCGTATCGTTCGACCAGTTGGGGCTTCTCGGATGCTGCCCGCCGTCCTCTATCTCCACGGAGGCGGCTGGATCCTCGGCGACGCGACTACCCATGATCGCTTGATCCGGACTCTCGCACGGGACGCTGACGTCGCCGTCGTCTTCGTGAATTACCCTCCGTCGCCCGAAGCCCACTATCCGACGGCGCTGGAGCAAGCCTTGGGCGCCGCGTCGTACGTTCAGGCCAACGGCAAGGAGCTGAACCTGGACGGCGCGCGCCTCGCCATCGCGGGCGACAGCGTGGGCGGCGGGCTCGCCGCTGCCGCGACGATCCTCGCCAAGGAGCGAGGCGGCCCGCGGTTCGTTCATCAGCTACTCTTCTATCCGGTCACCGACGCCTCGTTCGATACCCCTTCCTACCAACAGTTCGCGGACGGGCCCTGGCTGACCCGGGCTGCCATGAAGTGGTTCTGGGACGCCTACCTCCCGGATAAGAGCGCCCGCGCCCAGCCCGGCGCCTCGCCCTTGCGGGCCTCGCGCGAGCAGTTGACGGGCCTGCCGCCCGCGCTCGTCATCACCGACGCGAATGACGTGCTCCGCGACGAGGGGGAGGCCTACGCCACGAAGCTCATGGAGGCCGGGGTCGATGTCGTTGCGACCCGCTACCTGGGGACGATTCACGACTTCATGATGCTAAATGCCCTGGCCGAGACCCCAGCGGTGCGCGGAGCGATTGCCCAGGCGGTCGATACGCTGCGCCGGGCCTTCGCCCCGACGGCGCGACCCGCGCAGGTCACCATGCTGCCCGAAGCGGGCGAAAAAGCCCCTCGCACGCCCTGAGCGCGCGGGGCTCGTCTCAATCTTTGACCGCGCCTTCCAGGAGGCCGCGCACGAAGTACCGCTGCCCCATCGCGAAGACCGCGATCGCCGGGAAGACCGCGATCGCGGTCGCCGCCATGAGCAGGCCCCAGTCGGTGGCTTCCTTCATGCTGCTGCGGAAGGCCGCAAGCCCCACGGGCAGGGTCCGCAGGTGCTCGGAATGGGTGGCGACCAGAGGCCAGAGGAAGGTGTTCCAGGAGGCCAAGAACTCAAAGATGGCGAGCGTTGCGACGGCGGGCAGGGCCGTGGGCAGGGCGATGCGCCAGTACAGGTCCCACGGCGAGCAGCCGTCGATCCGCGCGGCGTCCTCCAGCTCGGTCGGCAGGTTCAAGAACCACTGCCGGAACAGGAAGATCCCGAAGGCCCCCGTCAAGCCTGGCAGGATGAGGGCCTGATAGGTATCGATCCAGCCGAAGAAGGCCATCAGGGCGTAGAGCGGCACCAGGTTGATGTAGATGGGCACCATCATGGTGGCGAGGACGGCGAAGAAGAGAGCGTTTTGCCCCCTAAAGCGCAGGCGCGCGAAGGCGAAGCCCGCCATGGAGCCCGTGACGACTTGGCCCACGACCGTCACCAAGGCCACCAGCAGGCTGTTGCCGAGGTAGCGCAGGATGGGCGTTTCAGCGAGGGCCTTGGCGTAGTTCGAGAGGGTCGCAGGCTTCGGCCAGAACTCGGGCGGGTAGGCCACGGTCTGGGCGTAGGTCATCAGCGAAGTGCCCACCATCAGCAGGAAGGGAGCGGCCATGAGGCAGGCGCCCACGGCAAGGACCAGGGTTGCGAGCGGTCGCTTTCTCATCGCCCCTCCTCTTGATGGCTGAAGGCCTTGCGGCTCCACCACTGCACCGCTCCCAACAGGGCCAGGATCGCAAAGAGCACGTAGGCGAGCGCCGAGGCCTTGCCCAGCTTGAAGTAGGTGAAGGCGTTCTGGAAGAGCCAGTACCCGATGATGGTCGTCGAGCGGTGGGGACCGCCCTCGGTCATGAGGTAGACGGTGTCGAAGGTCTGGAAGGCGCGGATTGTCGCCATCATGGTCACCATCACCAGCGTCGGGGCCAAGAGCGGCAGGGTGACGTGCCGAAAGCGCTGCCAGGCGCCCGCCCCGTCCAGGCTCGCGGCTTCGAGCTGCTGGGAAGGAACGGCTTGCAGGCCCGCCAGGACCAGCAGCATGTCGTAGCCCAGGTTCTTCCAGACGCTGACCACCACGAGCGAGGGCAAGGCCCAGTGCGGATCGCTCAGCCAGCGCACGGGGCCCAGGTGCACGAGCCCCAGCACAGCGTTCAGCAGGCCGCTGCGCGGGTCGAAGATCCAGCTCCACAGGATGGCACCCGCGACCATGGAGGTGACGACAGGCAAGAAGTAGGCGGTGCGGTAGAGGCCGAGCGCCTTGACCTTCTGGTCGAGGGCCAGGGCGAGCCCCACCGCGAGGACCACGTCCAGCACGACGTAGAGGAGGACGAAGGCCCCAGTCTGCGCGAGGACCCGCCAGAAGAGCGGATCGCGCCCCAGGTCGGCGTAGTTTGCGAGCCCCACCCAGCGCGGGGCGCCGAGCATGTCCCACTGGGCGAAGCTGAGGGCGAACGAGCCGAGGGTGGGCAGGACGGTGAAGAGGCCGAGCCCCAAGAGGGCGGGCAAGAGGAGCCAGAAGGCCCAGCGCGCCTCGGTGCGGCGCAGGGGCGGCGTCATGGCGCATCCTCCTTCAAGAGGGCGTCGATCCGCGCGGAGATGGGGCGCAGGGTTTCCAGCAGGTCGGCCTCGCCGTTCCAGGCGGGCGGCAGCCCGTCGATCAGCTCGTACTGGATCTCGTCGTAGCTCGGTGGCGTGCGGGTGGGGCGGGCGCTCGTGATGACGTCGAGGAAGACCTTGCTCGAAGCGGGTGGCCCCGAGCCGAGGAAGGCGGGCGAGTTGGCCACGTCCGGCCGCGAGGGCACGATCAGGCCGCTCTCGGTGAAGGCCGCGATGCTCTTCTTGCTCGCCAGGTAGCGCACCAGCCGCCAGGCCTTTTCAGGCTGCTTGCTGCTCTTGGCGATGCTCCACCCCGAAGCGTCCGCATCCACCACCGAGCCCGTCTTGCCTCGGGGGAAGGGGGCCACGTCCCAGGGAAAGTCGAGCTTCTTGCGGAAGCCGGGGACGACCCAGCGGCCGCCCACCATCATGGCGAGCTTGCCCTGGGCGAAGAGCTGGCTCATGCGGGCGTTGCCGACCTGGGCCTCGGTGGGCGCCACGTGGTGCTTGGCGCGCAGGTCCAGGTAGCGCTGCATCGCGGCGAGACTCTGGGGCTCGAGCAGGGTCGAGCGGCGCATCTCGGCGTCCATCACGTCGCCCCCGTCGCTCCAGAGGTACGGCAGCCAGTAGAGGGGATAGGGCGCAAAGCCGATGCCGAACTGCCGGTCCCCTTGGGTGAGACGCTTGGCCTTCTCGACCATGGTCTCGTAGGTCCAGCCCGCCTGCGGGTAAGCGACGCCGGCGGTGTCGAAGAGGCGCTTGTTGTAGAAGATGACGAGGTTGGAGAGGTCGCGGGGGATGCCGTAGAGGGTGCCCTTCCAGGACATGGCGTCGAGCACCGGGCGGTAGAAGTCGCCGCGCTTCAGCTCGGGATCCCGTTCGAGCCACTCGCCCATGTCGCGCAGCACCCCGCGGTGGGCGAAGCCCGAGAGGGTCTGGCTCTCCATGAACAGCACGTCCGGCATGGTCCCGGAGGCCGCCAGCAAGCGGATCTTGTGGGGGTACTCGTCCGGGATGTGGATCAGCTTGACCTTGACGTCCGGGTTCTCGCGCTCGAAGTCGGCGAGCAGGGGCTTGAGGGTTTCGATCTCTTCGATCGAGCCCCAGGTCGAGAAGGTGATGGCATCGGAGGCCGGGCGCGCGCACGCGGTCACTGCGAGCGCGAAGAGCGCCACCATTCCCTTGAGACGCACCATTACTCCTTGTATGATGGCCGCGTGATCGAGCTTCAAGCCTATCGACCCGAGCAGGCCTCGGAACTACTGACCGTCTGGCAAGCAGCCATGGGCGATCGCCATCCCATTATGCCCGCCCTCTGGACGGCTAACACCGAGGGTGACCCGAGCTTCAGGCCCGAAGACCTGATCGTGGCGACTCATGCGGGCAAGATGGTCGGTTTCGTCATGACCAAGCGCTGGCGCGGATCCTATCCGGGCTGCGAGCGCTTCGCCGATGTGGGCTATCTCGCCTTGATGGCGGTGCATCCCGCGCACCAGCGGCAGGGAGTAGGCTCGCGTCTCCTGGATGAGGCGATCGCGCACCTGCAGCGCGAAGGGGCGACCCGGATCCTGCTCGAGGGCAGCTTCCACCACTTCATGCCGGGGATCCCGGCGTCGAGCCCCGAGGCCCTCGCCTTCTTTGCGCATCACGGCTTCACCCCGGCCAAGGAGGTCTGGGACGTGCGGCGTCGGCTGGATGAAGGCCCGGCGCTTCCCGAAGTGGACGACGTCCTGCGTTCCCAGCCGGACATCGCGATTCGGCCCTACTCACCGGGCGAGGAAGAGGCGCTGGTCGCCTTCTTGCAAGGGAACTTCGCTGGGCGCTGGGCCCGGGACACCGATCTCCTGCTGCGCTCGGGCGGCGACGTGCGGCATGTCGTGGGGGTCTTCTTGAACGGCGAGCCCCAGGGCTTCGCGCAGCTGCACCCCCCTTCGAGCCCGGGGGCCTTGCGCTGGTCGGGCTTTGTGCCCGAGGTGGCCGCCCTCGGTCCCATCGGGGTCGGCCAGGCTCTGCGCGGGCGCGGCCTGGGCCTCGCGCTCCTGGTGCGGGGCCTGGAGCGGTTGCGGGACCTGGGGGCCCGCGAGACGATCATCGACTGGACCGACCTGCTCGACTTCTATGGGCGGTGCGGCTTTAAACCCTGGCTGCGCTACGTCCTCGCACGGCGTCCGCTCGGATGAGCCAAGCACCTCGGATCGAGCCCGACGTCCTTTCGCGGGTCGTGGCGGCCTACCCGGATCTTGGGGCTTTCGAGGGGATCGCGCGTAACGGCCTGAGCATCAACACGGCGGCCTGTCTCTTTACGACGGATCGCGGGGAGTTCTTCGCCAAGCGCTACGATCCTAGCGAGCGGGAACCTGTCGCCCTGCTGGCCGAGCATGGGTTGATCCTTCGCCTGATTGAAAAGGGTTTCCCCACCCCGCGCCTCTGGCGCGATGCCGCGGGCTCGACGCTGCACTGGGCCGAGGGGCAGCCGTATGCGCTCTTCGAGAAGGCCCGAGGTGAGGATCGCTACGCCCAGGCACCGGTCTTTGCGCCGTGCACGCATCCGGCTGAAACCTTCGCAAGCGGCGCTGCTCTTGCGAAATTTCACCTGGCCCTTGCTGATGCGCCTGCGTTTGCGCCCAAGCCCTTCAAGGGCATCACGGCACGCTTCCGGGTCATGGCAAGTCCCTCGGTGCCGCTGGGGCTCGCTGCCCTCGAAGCCGAGGCACCGCTTCTTGTGCCGTTCCTGGCGGAACAGGGCGAGCTCGTGACATGCCTCGGCTGGCTCTCCGAGTGGCATCGCCGCATCAAGCCGTATCTTTCGCGGCTGCCGCGCGGGGTCATCCACGGGGACTTCATCAAGCGCAACCTCTTCTGGCAGGAGGCTGCGATCAGCGACGTGATCGACTTCGATCTCTGGAACGTGGATCTGTGGGTCTTCGACCTGGCCCTCTCGCTCATCCCGAGCGCGTTCGAGTGGCCGGCAATTCTCGCGGGGCGGGCGCTGCCGAATGGCGAGCACCTGCGGGCC contains these protein-coding regions:
- a CDS encoding GNAT family N-acetyltransferase; amino-acid sequence: MIELQAYRPEQASELLTVWQAAMGDRHPIMPALWTANTEGDPSFRPEDLIVATHAGKMVGFVMTKRWRGSYPGCERFADVGYLALMAVHPAHQRQGVGSRLLDEAIAHLQREGATRILLEGSFHHFMPGIPASSPEALAFFAHHGFTPAKEVWDVRRRLDEGPALPEVDDVLRSQPDIAIRPYSPGEEEALVAFLQGNFAGRWARDTDLLLRSGGDVRHVVGVFLNGEPQGFAQLHPPSSPGALRWSGFVPEVAALGPIGVGQALRGRGLGLALLVRGLERLRDLGARETIIDWTDLLDFYGRCGFKPWLRYVLARRPLG
- a CDS encoding sugar ABC transporter substrate-binding protein, whose translation is MRLKGMVALFALAVTACARPASDAITFSTWGSIEEIETLKPLLADFERENPDVKVKLIHIPDEYPHKIRLLAASGTMPDVLFMESQTLSGFAHRGVLRDMGEWLERDPELKRGDFYRPVLDAMSWKGTLYGIPRDLSNLVIFYNKRLFDTAGVAYPQAGWTYETMVEKAKRLTQGDRQFGIGFAPYPLYWLPYLWSDGGDVMDAEMRRSTLLEPQSLAAMQRYLDLRAKHHVAPTEAQVGNARMSQLFAQGKLAMMVGGRWVVPGFRKKLDFPWDVAPFPRGKTGSVVDADASGWSIAKSSKQPEKAWRLVRYLASKKSIAAFTESGLIVPSRPDVANSPAFLGSGPPASSKVFLDVITSARPTRTPPSYDEIQYELIDGLPPAWNGEADLLETLRPISARIDALLKEDAP
- a CDS encoding phosphotransferase — its product is MSQAPRIEPDVLSRVVAAYPDLGAFEGIARNGLSINTAACLFTTDRGEFFAKRYDPSEREPVALLAEHGLILRLIEKGFPTPRLWRDAAGSTLHWAEGQPYALFEKARGEDRYAQAPVFAPCTHPAETFASGAALAKFHLALADAPAFAPKPFKGITARFRVMASPSVPLGLAALEAEAPLLVPFLAEQGELVTCLGWLSEWHRRIKPYLSRLPRGVIHGDFIKRNLFWQEAAISDVIDFDLWNVDLWVFDLALSLIPSAFEWPAILAGRALPNGEHLRAFLAGYQSVRRLEPFERAVLPWVVSSARFEFYLSLVARGLERGDRAEAERFWRLLVDTLGWFAAHPRWHEAIAP